A stretch of Cynocephalus volans isolate mCynVol1 chromosome 9, mCynVol1.pri, whole genome shotgun sequence DNA encodes these proteins:
- the LARP1B gene encoding la-related protein 1B isoform X6 — MSARLPVPASHSREDPPVVAAERESLSVAVSRQAKQQSPPEREGKEAAREERAAAATSAGARGEPSPARVLGRSVPQAAVPVRPLALHLAHKARGPGGTFGGEPPPPPPPRDSPVEDAREEAAAAAGLEEKLQPPPLPKENPWTKKPPQHLSPAGTGLTSRPLETLEAELSSPKIIKAGKLKTKKSSKASDFSDMANWPTPSELVNTGCQSVISQGNKKSQNRKEKEEKVEKRSNSESKENRERKLDGPGENVSEDEAQSSNQRKRANKHKWVPLHLDDVRPDSQERPGSRNSSRCQPEANKSAHNNRRNDIRSWRRDREKRDDQDEVSSVRSEGGNIRGSFRGRGRGRGRGRGRGRGNPRLNFDYSYDYQEHGERTDQPFQTELNTSMMYYYDDGTGVQVYPVEEALLKEYIKRQIEYYFSIENLERDFFLRRKMDEQGFLPVSLIAGFHRVQALTTNLNLILEALKDSTEVEIVDEKMRKKIEPEKWPIPGPPPRNVPQTDFSQLIDCPEFVPGQAFYSHTESAPTSPRIGSSLSPKKNTETSNLQEMTRRLSTSLPDLDSEPWIEMKKRHRPSAVKLKESMSVSEEASNQLCPPEEQEELDFLFDEELEQIERRKNTFTDWSDNDSDYEIDDQDLNKILIVTQTPPHMRKHPGGDQMGNHISRAKITSELAEVINDGLCYYEQDLWMEEDENKHTAIKQEVENFKKLNLISKEQFENLTPELPFESNQEVPVAPSESRQVAGWYRDRTMDVGNISTTL; from the exons ATGTCTGCTCGCCTCCCAGTGCCCGCCTCTCACTCTCGTGAGGATCCGCCCGTGGTGGCTGCTGAAAGGGAGTCGCTGTCGGTCGCGGTGAGCCGGCAGGCCAAGCAGCAGTCCCCGCCCGAACGAGAGGGCAAGGAGGCGGCGAGGGAGGAGAGGGCAGCGGCCGCCACCAGCGCGGGGGCGCGGGGAGAGCCGTCGCCGGCGCGGGTGCTGGGACGCAGCGTGCCTCAGGCGGCGGTGCCCGTGAGGCCCCTGGCGCTGCACCTGGCTCACAAGGCGCGCGGGCCCGGGGGCACCTTCGGCGGGGAaccgccaccaccacccccgCCCCGGGATTCGCCAGTCGAGGACGCAcgggaggaggcggcggcggcggctggtCTTGAGGAGAAGCTGCAGCCGCCGCCACTGCCTAAGGAGAACCCTTGGACCAAAAAGCCTCCTCAGCACCTGTCCCCGGCCGGGACGGGTCTGACGTCGCGCCCGCTGGAAACCTTGGAGGCAG agcTCAGTTCCCCCAAAATTATAAAAGCTGGAAAACTCAAGACAAAGAAATCCAGCAAG GCTAGCGATTTCAGCGATATGGCGAATTGGCCAACACCAAGTGAATTAGTGAACACTGGA TGTCAAAGTGTCATCAGCCAAGGAAATAAGAagtcacaaaacagaaaagaaaaagaagagaaggttGAAAAGAGAAGTAACAGTGAGAGCAAAGAAAACCGGGAAAGAAAATTAGATGGTCCTGGTGAAAATGTCAGTGAGGATGAGGCTCAGTCAAGTAATCAACGTAAGAGAG cTAATAAGCACAAGTGGGTACCACTCCACTTAGACGATGTAAGACCAGATAGTCAGGAAAGACCTGGATCCCGGAACAGCTCAAGATGTCAACCTGAAGCAAATAAATCAGCACATAACAACAGGAGAAATGATATACGAA gttGGAGGCGAgatagagaaaagagagatgatCAGGATGAAGTTTCCAGTGTGAGAAGTGAGGGTGGTAACATTCGAGGTTCCTTTAGAGGCCGAGGAAGAGGCCGAGGACGGGGAAGAGGACGAGGCAGAGGAAATCCTCGAT TGAACTTTGATTATTCATATGATTATCAAGAACATGGTGAGAGGACTGATCAGCCATTTCAGACAGAACTTAATACGAGTATGATGTATTACTATGATGATGGTACAGGTGTACAGGTGTATCCTGTGGAAGAAGCATTGCTTAAAGAGTATATTAAACGTCAAAT tgaaTATTACTTCAGTATAGAAAATTTGGAACGGGACTTCTTTCTTCGGAGAAAGATGGATGAACAAGGTTTCTTGCCTGTTTCCCTGATTGCTGGTTTTCACCGTGTTCAGGCTCTCACTACAAACCTTAATCTCATCTTAGAG GCACTGAAGGATAGCACAGAAGTAGAAATTGTggatgagaaaatgagaaaaaagatagAACCAGAAAAATGGCCGATTCCAGGCCCTCCTCCACGTAATGTGCCTCAAACAGACTTCTCTCAACTGATTGATTGTCCAGAGTTCGTACCAGGCCAAGCCTTTTACTCACATACAG AGTCCGCCCCAACTTCTCCAAGAATTGGAAGTTCATTGAGCccaaagaaaaatactgaaacaaGTAACCTGCAAGAAATGACTAGACGTCTGTCTACCAGTTTGCCTGACTTGGATTCAGAACCTtggatagaaatgaaaaagagacatcGTCCATCTGCAGTGAAATTGAAG GAATCAATGTCTGTATCTGAAGAAGCCTCAAATCAACTGTGTCCTCCAGAAGAACAAGAAGAActtgattttttatttgatgAAGAGTTGGAACAAATAGAACGACGAAAAAACACATTTACTGATTGGTCTGATAATGATTCAGATTATGAAATTGATGACCAGGATTTAAACAAGATTTTGATTGTAACTCAAACACCACCACATATGAGAAAACATCCTGGAGGAGATCAAATGGGCAACCACATCTCTCGGGCAAAAATTACATCTGAACTTGCTGAAGTTATCAATGATGGCTTATGTTATTATGAACAGGATCTATGGATGGAAGAAgatgaaaacaaacacacagcCATAAAG
- the LARP1B gene encoding la-related protein 1B isoform X8 — protein sequence MSARLPVPASHSREDPPVVAAERESLSVAVSRQAKQQSPPEREGKEAAREERAAAATSAGARGEPSPARVLGRSVPQAAVPVRPLALHLAHKARGPGGTFGGEPPPPPPPRDSPVEDAREEAAAAAGLEEKLQPPPLPKENPWTKKPPQHLSPAGTGLTSRPLETLEAELSSPKIIKAGKLKTKKSSKASDFSDMANWPTPSELVNTGCQSVISQGNKKSQNRKEKEEKVEKRSNSESKENRERKLDGPGENVSEDEAQSSNQRKRANKHKWVPLHLDDVRPDSQERPGSRNSSRCQPEANKSAHNNRRNDIRSWRRDREKRDDQDEVSSVRSEGGNIRGSFRGRGRGRGRGRGRGRGNPRLNFDYSYDYQEHGERTDQPFQTELNTSMMYYYDDGTGVQVYPVEEALLKEYIKRQIEYYFSIENLERDFFLRRKMDEQGFLPVSLIAGFHRVQALTTNLNLILEALKDSTEVEIVDEKMRKKIEPEKWPIPGPPPRNVPQTDFSQLIDCPEFVPGQAFYSHTVRVMIC from the exons ATGTCTGCTCGCCTCCCAGTGCCCGCCTCTCACTCTCGTGAGGATCCGCCCGTGGTGGCTGCTGAAAGGGAGTCGCTGTCGGTCGCGGTGAGCCGGCAGGCCAAGCAGCAGTCCCCGCCCGAACGAGAGGGCAAGGAGGCGGCGAGGGAGGAGAGGGCAGCGGCCGCCACCAGCGCGGGGGCGCGGGGAGAGCCGTCGCCGGCGCGGGTGCTGGGACGCAGCGTGCCTCAGGCGGCGGTGCCCGTGAGGCCCCTGGCGCTGCACCTGGCTCACAAGGCGCGCGGGCCCGGGGGCACCTTCGGCGGGGAaccgccaccaccacccccgCCCCGGGATTCGCCAGTCGAGGACGCAcgggaggaggcggcggcggcggctggtCTTGAGGAGAAGCTGCAGCCGCCGCCACTGCCTAAGGAGAACCCTTGGACCAAAAAGCCTCCTCAGCACCTGTCCCCGGCCGGGACGGGTCTGACGTCGCGCCCGCTGGAAACCTTGGAGGCAG agcTCAGTTCCCCCAAAATTATAAAAGCTGGAAAACTCAAGACAAAGAAATCCAGCAAG GCTAGCGATTTCAGCGATATGGCGAATTGGCCAACACCAAGTGAATTAGTGAACACTGGA TGTCAAAGTGTCATCAGCCAAGGAAATAAGAagtcacaaaacagaaaagaaaaagaagagaaggttGAAAAGAGAAGTAACAGTGAGAGCAAAGAAAACCGGGAAAGAAAATTAGATGGTCCTGGTGAAAATGTCAGTGAGGATGAGGCTCAGTCAAGTAATCAACGTAAGAGAG cTAATAAGCACAAGTGGGTACCACTCCACTTAGACGATGTAAGACCAGATAGTCAGGAAAGACCTGGATCCCGGAACAGCTCAAGATGTCAACCTGAAGCAAATAAATCAGCACATAACAACAGGAGAAATGATATACGAA gttGGAGGCGAgatagagaaaagagagatgatCAGGATGAAGTTTCCAGTGTGAGAAGTGAGGGTGGTAACATTCGAGGTTCCTTTAGAGGCCGAGGAAGAGGCCGAGGACGGGGAAGAGGACGAGGCAGAGGAAATCCTCGAT TGAACTTTGATTATTCATATGATTATCAAGAACATGGTGAGAGGACTGATCAGCCATTTCAGACAGAACTTAATACGAGTATGATGTATTACTATGATGATGGTACAGGTGTACAGGTGTATCCTGTGGAAGAAGCATTGCTTAAAGAGTATATTAAACGTCAAAT tgaaTATTACTTCAGTATAGAAAATTTGGAACGGGACTTCTTTCTTCGGAGAAAGATGGATGAACAAGGTTTCTTGCCTGTTTCCCTGATTGCTGGTTTTCACCGTGTTCAGGCTCTCACTACAAACCTTAATCTCATCTTAGAG GCACTGAAGGATAGCACAGAAGTAGAAATTGTggatgagaaaatgagaaaaaagatagAACCAGAAAAATGGCCGATTCCAGGCCCTCCTCCACGTAATGTGCCTCAAACAGACTTCTCTCAACTGATTGATTGTCCAGAGTTCGTACCAGGCCAAGCCTTTTACTCACATACAG TCAGGGTGATGATCTGCTGA
- the LARP1B gene encoding la-related protein 1B isoform X7 translates to MSARLPVPASHSREDPPVVAAERESLSVAVSRQAKQQSPPEREGKEAAREERAAAATSAGARGEPSPARVLGRSVPQAAVPVRPLALHLAHKARGPGGTFGGEPPPPPPPRDSPVEDAREEAAAAAGLEEKLQPPPLPKENPWTKKPPQHLSPAGTGLTSRPLETLEAELSSPKIIKAGKLKTKKSSKASDFSDMANWPTPSELVNTGCQSVISQGNKKSQNRKEKEEKVEKRSNSESKENRERKLDGPGENVSEDEAQSSNQRKRANKHKWVPLHLDDVRPDSQERPGSRNSSRCQPEANKSAHNNRRNDIRSWRRDREKRDDQDEVSSVRSEGGNIRGSFRGRGRGRGRGRGRGRGNPRLNFDYSYDYQEHGERTDQPFQTELNTSMMYYYDDGTGVQVYPVEEALLKEYIKRQIEYYFSIENLERDFFLRRKMDEQGFLPVSLIAGFHRVQALTTNLNLILEALKDSTEVEIVDEKMRKKIEPEKWPIPGPPPRNVPQTDFSQLIDCPEFVPGQAFYSHTESAPTSPRIGSSLSPKKNTETSNLQEMTRRLSTSLPDLDSEPWIEMKKRHRPSAVKLKESMSVSEEASNQLCPPEEQEELDFLFDEELEQIERRKNTFTDWSDNDSDYEIDDQDLNKILIVTQTPPHMRKHPGGDQMGNHISRAKITSELAEVINDGLCYYEQDLWMEEDENKHTAIKK, encoded by the exons ATGTCTGCTCGCCTCCCAGTGCCCGCCTCTCACTCTCGTGAGGATCCGCCCGTGGTGGCTGCTGAAAGGGAGTCGCTGTCGGTCGCGGTGAGCCGGCAGGCCAAGCAGCAGTCCCCGCCCGAACGAGAGGGCAAGGAGGCGGCGAGGGAGGAGAGGGCAGCGGCCGCCACCAGCGCGGGGGCGCGGGGAGAGCCGTCGCCGGCGCGGGTGCTGGGACGCAGCGTGCCTCAGGCGGCGGTGCCCGTGAGGCCCCTGGCGCTGCACCTGGCTCACAAGGCGCGCGGGCCCGGGGGCACCTTCGGCGGGGAaccgccaccaccacccccgCCCCGGGATTCGCCAGTCGAGGACGCAcgggaggaggcggcggcggcggctggtCTTGAGGAGAAGCTGCAGCCGCCGCCACTGCCTAAGGAGAACCCTTGGACCAAAAAGCCTCCTCAGCACCTGTCCCCGGCCGGGACGGGTCTGACGTCGCGCCCGCTGGAAACCTTGGAGGCAG agcTCAGTTCCCCCAAAATTATAAAAGCTGGAAAACTCAAGACAAAGAAATCCAGCAAG GCTAGCGATTTCAGCGATATGGCGAATTGGCCAACACCAAGTGAATTAGTGAACACTGGA TGTCAAAGTGTCATCAGCCAAGGAAATAAGAagtcacaaaacagaaaagaaaaagaagagaaggttGAAAAGAGAAGTAACAGTGAGAGCAAAGAAAACCGGGAAAGAAAATTAGATGGTCCTGGTGAAAATGTCAGTGAGGATGAGGCTCAGTCAAGTAATCAACGTAAGAGAG cTAATAAGCACAAGTGGGTACCACTCCACTTAGACGATGTAAGACCAGATAGTCAGGAAAGACCTGGATCCCGGAACAGCTCAAGATGTCAACCTGAAGCAAATAAATCAGCACATAACAACAGGAGAAATGATATACGAA gttGGAGGCGAgatagagaaaagagagatgatCAGGATGAAGTTTCCAGTGTGAGAAGTGAGGGTGGTAACATTCGAGGTTCCTTTAGAGGCCGAGGAAGAGGCCGAGGACGGGGAAGAGGACGAGGCAGAGGAAATCCTCGAT TGAACTTTGATTATTCATATGATTATCAAGAACATGGTGAGAGGACTGATCAGCCATTTCAGACAGAACTTAATACGAGTATGATGTATTACTATGATGATGGTACAGGTGTACAGGTGTATCCTGTGGAAGAAGCATTGCTTAAAGAGTATATTAAACGTCAAAT tgaaTATTACTTCAGTATAGAAAATTTGGAACGGGACTTCTTTCTTCGGAGAAAGATGGATGAACAAGGTTTCTTGCCTGTTTCCCTGATTGCTGGTTTTCACCGTGTTCAGGCTCTCACTACAAACCTTAATCTCATCTTAGAG GCACTGAAGGATAGCACAGAAGTAGAAATTGTggatgagaaaatgagaaaaaagatagAACCAGAAAAATGGCCGATTCCAGGCCCTCCTCCACGTAATGTGCCTCAAACAGACTTCTCTCAACTGATTGATTGTCCAGAGTTCGTACCAGGCCAAGCCTTTTACTCACATACAG AGTCCGCCCCAACTTCTCCAAGAATTGGAAGTTCATTGAGCccaaagaaaaatactgaaacaaGTAACCTGCAAGAAATGACTAGACGTCTGTCTACCAGTTTGCCTGACTTGGATTCAGAACCTtggatagaaatgaaaaagagacatcGTCCATCTGCAGTGAAATTGAAG GAATCAATGTCTGTATCTGAAGAAGCCTCAAATCAACTGTGTCCTCCAGAAGAACAAGAAGAActtgattttttatttgatgAAGAGTTGGAACAAATAGAACGACGAAAAAACACATTTACTGATTGGTCTGATAATGATTCAGATTATGAAATTGATGACCAGGATTTAAACAAGATTTTGATTGTAACTCAAACACCACCACATATGAGAAAACATCCTGGAGGAGATCAAATGGGCAACCACATCTCTCGGGCAAAAATTACATCTGAACTTGCTGAAGTTATCAATGATGGCTTATGTTATTATGAACAGGATCTATGGATGGAAGAAgatgaaaacaaacacacagcCATAAAG